The Actinoplanes sp. N902-109 genomic interval GTCGCCGACCAGGTGCAGCTCGACGTCGGGGACCAGCTCGGCGACCCGGGACAGCGCCCGCAGCACCAGGTCCCAGCGCTTGTGCGGGGCGAGGCGGCCGACGCAGACGATGCGCGGCACGGCGGCCCGTTCGGCCCGCGGCACGTGCAGCGGTTCCTGGCCGTTGGCGGCGACGTGGACCGGACCGATCAACCCCAGGACCCGGCGGACCTCGGTACGGGACGACGGCGACACCACCGCGATCGTGCGGTCCCCGTACACCAGGCGGTTGCCGGCCCGTTCCACCCACCGCCCGATCTGCGCCATCGGGAAGCCGAAGTGCTGCGCGAACATCACCTGGTGGACGTGGTGGATCAGCACGACCACGGGCACCCGCTTCCCGACCGCGAGCGGCGAGAAGAACGGGATGCCGTTGCAGGTGTCGACGATGGCGTCGATCTCGCGACGGTGACGGAACAGCCACAGCAGGGCGAGCAGGTAGACGGTGTAGGCGTTGCCCATGCGCCGTACGGTGACGCCCTTGACCTGCTCGGTGCGGGCGGCCCTGCGCGGGCGCGACGTGATGATGGTGACCCGCTGTCCCCTGCTCGCCATGCGGGCGGTGACCTGGTGCAGGTACTCCTCGGCGCCACCGGCGAGCGGGTGGGCCGCATCCTTGAAGTTGAGCCAGACGACATGCTCGCCGGGCCCGCCGCGGTAGTGCCTCACGACTCGATCCGGGTCAGCACGACGGTGCTGTCCTCGAGCTTGCCGGCGATGCGGCTGCGGCCGTGCGCGGTGATCCGGATGCCGGCGTGCTGCGGGATGTCCCGGAGCTGCGGCACGTCCTCGTCCAGGAACAGCTCGGCGACCGACCGGTGGGCCAAGGTGATCCGCCGGCCGGCCGCCCCCAGGCAGACGATGTGCTTGCCCTCGGTGAGCAGCCGCATGGCGTGGTCGAGTTCGACGGTGAACGCCCCCGGATCACCGAAGCCGACCCAGCGGGCGCGGCTCGTGCCGATGCCGCGGCGGGCGGCGGCACTCCAGCCGGGCGTCGAGCAGCCCAGCACCCGGATCGGCACCAGCGAGCCGGCCGCGAAGTCGTCCACCGCCTCGATCGTGCGGTCGCTCGACCCGCCGTCGACCACCGCGACGGCGGCCGGTACGCCCAGGGTGAGCAGGCACGACGTCACCTGGGCGAGCCGGTCGGCGATGTCGTGCTCGGCGTCCAGCACCGGCAGCACCAGCTCCAGCGCGACCGGCACGGGCGGCCGGCCCGGCGGGCGCGGGGTCCGTGCGCCCAGGAGCGGACGGGTCGCCGTCGCGTCCTCGAATCCGGTGTCCTCCATGAGAGGATGTCGCATCTTGTCGGCTCCGCCCCCGTTGCCCGTTTCGTCCCGAGGCCCATTCTTGCCGCACTTGGCGGCCCATGGGCCCGGGAAACCGAGACGTAACCACCGAACTGGCCAGAACGCCCGGCACGGGTGGCGTAACCCGGCCGGGTGACGGCCGCATTTCCCGGGTTCGGCTGCGAAATGCTGGCCGACATGGTTACCCCGTTGCGGTTACCCGGGTTGCCCGGAAGCCCTTCGCACCGCCTACCGTCGATGCGTGGACTTCACCCTCAGCACGATCCTCATCACCCTGTGGTCGGTCTTCGGCGGTCTGGGCTTTGTGGTGCTCGCCGTCCTGCTGCACCGCCGGGCGGCCGCGACGCCCACCGCCGAGCCGGGGATGCATCCTGCACCGGATATCGAGGTCGAGCACCGCCGCTGGCTGTCCTCGCTCGAGGAGTCGGTCGAGGACGCCCCCGACGAGCTGACCGACAGCGGCCGTCACCACATCCCCGACTACCTGCTCGACCTGCCGACGTACCGGCTCTTCCCCGATCGGGTGGCCCGCGCCCGGGTCTACGGCGAGAACTGACGGTCCGCATACCACGAGATCCCCCGGACGTACGAGGGTCCGGCATTCCCAACCCCCGGCCATTCGCAGCGGTTCAAGGTGGTTCGGACCGTTCGAACCGTACGAGGGGAACAGGTAATGCGAAAACGCTGGGCACATCTGACGGCCGCCACCTTGGCCGCCGCCCTGGCCGGCACCGGACTCTCCACCCCCGCGCTCGCAAACCCGGGACCGAAGAAGGTCATCAGCTACGCCGGCTTCACCGGCGCGACCGGCCTGCACCTGGTGGGCAGCGCCGGCATCCACGGCGACAGCCTGCGCCTGACCAGCGACACCAAGCGGCTGGCGGGCGCGGCCTGGGCCCGGCCGAAGATCAACGCCAAGCAGTCCTTCGAGACCGCGTTCGATCTCGAGATGACCGGCGAGGTGGGCCACGCCGACGGCGTCGCGTTCGTGCTGCAGAACGACGGGCGCGCGGAGATGGGCGGCTACGGCGGCAGCATCGGCTACGGCGGCATGACCCACAGCGTCGCCATCGAGTTCGACACCTTCAAGAACCCCGAGGACGTGGACAACAACCACATCGCGGTGGTCACCGGCGGCGCGTCGGACGCGGCCCAGCCGATCGTGGCACCCAGCCCGATCATGATGTTCGGCCAGGCCATCCGGGTCCGGATCACCTGGCTGGCCGACACCAGGACCCTCAAGGTGCGGGTCAAGGCGGCCGGCTCCGACCAGGAGATCAAGGTTCTGGACCGCAAGTTCGACCTCCGCCAGGCGCTGGGCTGGACGAAGGCCTTCGCGGGCTTCACCGGCGGCACCGGCGAGGACGTCTCGGTCCAGGAGATCAACAACTGGTCCGTCAAGGTCTGGTAACGACCCGCCCGCGGCTCACGCCCTTTCCGCGTGAGCCGCGGGTTCATCATGGAATGACTCCAGCTCCGGCGGTGGCCTGGCGAATCGTCCCCCAGGCCTGACCACGCCGCCGGTCAGGGCCGGCTGAACAGGTTCACCACGGTGCCGTCGGGGTCGCGTACCAGCAACGAGCGATTGCCCCACGGCATCGTGGTGGGCTCCTGAACGACCTCCACGCCCTCCGGAAGCTTGTGGAAGATCTCGTCCGGGTCGTCGACCAGGAACTCGATGATGACCGAGCCGTTCGAGGCGGGCCGGGCGAACGGGCCGACGGTCCGGGTGCTGCCCATGGCCAGCGTGGCCGTGCCGGTGACGAGCTGGGCGAAGTCGTCGTTGGTCCACTGCACCGGCACCCCGAGCAGCTGCTCGTAGAAACCGGCCAGCCGGGCGACGTCGGCACTGATGACGCGGATCGAAACGAAGTTCATGGCGTTCACGCTACGAACGATTGCGGTCAGTTCCTGACCGCTTCGTCCGAGGGTTGGCGATCGGCGTGGCCATCGCCCCTGACCGCGATCCATGCGTGCGTGCGACTTCAGCCCTTGATCACCGGCTGGCAACCGACGCGCAGCCGAGGAGCAATCATGGCGGGCGGCCGCGATGCCGACTCGATCGGGGAAGCCATCGGATGGTGGCTGATCCGCGAGTGAAGGGCACGTGCCGCCACCATGCGAATGCCTCGTCCGTTCCGCGCCGCCGTCCTGGCCGCTGCGGTTTCCGCCGGCCTGCTCGGCTCCGCCGGCGCACCGGCCCACGCCGCCGACGCTTCCGTGGCAGTACCGAACCCGTCGTTCGACGAGGGCTGGCTCGGCGCCAAGCTGAAGTGCTGGAACGTCGGCACGGCCGGACTGGGCAAGCTGACCGTGACAAAGGTGGGGAACACCGGCTCCGCGGCATACGCCTCCGCCGCCGGCTCGCCGTTGGAGCTCGCTTCGGACCGCACTGATGCGTGCCGGATCCCCGTTGCTGCCGGGCGCCAGTACAAGCTTCGCTTCTGGGCCCGCTCCACCGCCGGTTTCCAGCCCGTCGTCTCCGCGTACGACCCGGTGACGGGATGGAAGCGCTGGCACACCGGCGCGCCCGTCGCACCCGCCGCCTCGTTGCTGCTCACCTCGCTGGATCTGCCGGTCGTGCCGGAGGGAGTGGACCGGATCAGCGTGGGCTGGTCGATCCCGGCCACGGGTGTTCTCGTGGTCGACGACGTCAGCTTGACCGACAGCGGTCCGGCCCCGGCCGGCCCGCTGTTCCGGCCGTCGTTCAGCACCGCTGGGCTGGTCACGAACGAGTATGCGTACTGGAACAGCAACAAGACCGGGCGGGTCGGCTCCCCGGATTGGGAAATGACCAGCGGATCGCTGTTCGCCCGGAACGGCAACGGGTACACCGGCCGGATCGATGCGGTTTCGCCGAACGCGACATCGACGTCCAGCACCGACTCCGCCGTTTTCCGGCTCAACACCCGTGATTACTCGTTCGGTGACGTCAAGGTTTCGATGAACCTGAACATGGCGAGCCTGACCACGACCACGCGCACCCCGGCGGTGGACTGGGACGGCGTGCACATCTTTTTGCACTACCAGAGCCAGTACGAGCTTTACTACGCCAGTGTCGCCCGCCGCGACGGCCACGTCGTCATCAAGAAGAAGTGCCTCGGTGGCCCCAGCAACGGCGGTTCCTACTACCCGCTCGGCCGGAGTGAGGTGAGCGGCAGAGCACTGCCCTTGAACACGTGGGAGCAGGTCGGCGCGTCGATCAAGACCAACGCCGACGGTAGCGTGACCATCGTGCTCTTCCGCGACGGCAAGGCGGTCAGCACGGCGACCGATACCGGCACGGGCTGCGCGCCCATCACCGCGCCCGGGGCAACCGGGATCCGCGGCGACAACGCGGAATTCGAATTCAGTGATTTCGAGGTGACCAGCTTGTCCTGATCTTTCGCGGCTCCGTGGCGGAGGTCTGCCGCAAGGCGCCTCCGCCATTCGTGTACAGCCTGCCGACCTCGTGTTTCTATTGTCCCGACGGATGCCCGCGGTTCCCGGCAGAACGTTCCCGCTGTCCATTCCCGCTCGTTGATCACGTTGTGATCCCCATCGATCACACCTCATCCGAGTGCATCGAATGACAGCCGGAACGGGCGATACCTATCCATGCGAACAACGATCCAAGCCGTCAAGGTGGTTCAGCTGCGGCTGATCCTGGTGGCGGTTCTCCTGATAACCACCGCTCTGCTCAGCGCACCGGCCTGGCAACCCGAGGCGTCCGCGAGCGAGCCCATACCGGCCAGAGCCCCGGTAACGGTGTCCCTCACGTACGACGACGGCACCGACGACCAGCTCGAAGCGGCCGACATCATGGCTCAGCACGGGGTGACCGGGACGTTCTACCTCAACTCCAGCCGCTTCGGCGCGCCGGGACGCCTGAACGCTGACGAGGCCCGGGCGCTGCAGTCCGCGGGCAACGAGATCGGTGGCCACAGCGTCACCCATGCCGACCTGCCGACGCTGACCGCCGACGAGCAGAAACGGCAGATCTGCAACGATCGGTCCAGCCTGCTGGCACAGGGGCTGCGGGTGACGAACTTCGCCTACCCGTACGGGGATGACAGTCCCGAGACACAGCAGATCGTCGCCGCCTGTGGCTACAACTCCGCCCGCGTCGTGGGCGACATCGTCTCTCCGGGCAGCTGCAGCGGCTGCCCTTTCGCCGAGCAGATCCCCCCGACGAACCGGTACAGCATCCGCACGCCGGACTCGATCAAGCCGCGGATCTCGCTTGTCGACATGCAGAACTACGTGCTGCAGGCCGAACAGGGTGGCGGCGGCTGGGTGGTGATCGTCATGCACCGGGTCTGCGACGACTGCGACCCGTACGCGGTGACGCCGGCCAAACTGGACGCGTTCTTGTCCTGGCTGACTCCGCGGGCGGCCGATGGCACGGTGGTCAGAACGGTCGCCGAGGTCGTCGGCGGAGATGTGCAGCCGTCGGTCACCGGCCCGGTCCCGCCGCCTCGCGACGTGACGGCCGGGCTGTTGCACAACCAGTCGATGGACGCCGACACCAGCGGTGACGGTATCCCCGACTGCTGGCAGCGCGGCGGGTACGGCGACAACTCCTGGGCTTGGGCCAACTCGAGCACCCCGCACAGTGCGCCGGCCGCCATGCAGGTGTCGATCAGCTCGTTCACCAGCGGCGACCGGCGCATCATGACCCCGCAGGACCTCGGCGCCTGCGCCCCCGAGATCGTCCCCGGCCACACGTATCAGATGAAGGCCTGGTACCAGTCGGTCGGCACGAGCCGGTTGGTGGCGTACTACCGCGACAAGTCGAACCGCTGGGTGTATCTCTCGCAAGGGCCGTTCCTCGCTCCGGCCGCGACCTGGCGCGAGACGACCTGGACGACACCGGAGCTACCTGACGCCGCATCGGCCCTCTCGGTCGGGCTGTCGCTGCGCTCAACCGGCCGGATCGTGGCCGACGACTTCTCGCTGACGGACACCGATCAGATCGCCCCGACCGTGGAGCTGACCTCGCCGGTCGACGGCTCCCGCATGCGCGGAACGGTCACGGTGGCAGCCGATGCCGCTGACGCATCCGGCGTCGACCACGTCGATTTCCTGCTGGACGGGGTGCTGGCCTGCAGCGCGCGTTCTGCGCCGTACCGGTGCACGGTCGACACCACGGCGCACCCCGACACGGTCATCGCGATCACCGCCAGGGCGGTGGACACCGCCGGCAACACGGCCCTGTCCCTTGGCCGCAACTACACGATCTCCAACTCGGTGCCGCCGGACAGCATCGCTCCCAGCGTCACACTGGCCGGCCCGGATCCCGGGAGTTCGGTGTCGCAGACAGTGACATTGAGCGCGGTGGCGTCCGACAACGACTCGGTGAGCCGGGTGTTGTTCTACGTCGACGGCGCCTTCGTCGCGGCCGTTCGCTCGGAGCCGTACACCGTGCAGTGGGACTCGAGCGCCCATCCGGACGGACCCGCCACGATCGAGGCGAAGGCGCTCGACATCTCCGGCAACCTGGGCTTCTCCCTGCAGCGCACCGTCACGGTGGACAACTATCGGCTGGACTCCACCACGCCGGTCACCACGATGGCCTGTGACGGGACAGTGTGCGGCGCAGACTGGTACGCCGAGCCGGTGCAGGTCTCCTTCGCGGCAACCGACACCGGGTCCGGGGTCGAGCACGTGGCTTACACACTCGACGGCACCGATCCGGCCGCCGGCAACGGCTCCATCTACAGCGAACCCTTCACCGTGTCGTCGTCGGCGACGGTCAAATACCGGGCAATGGACCGGGCGGGCAATCTCGAAGCGGTTCACGCATTCGATCTCGCCGTGGACAGCACTGCCCCCGAAGCGAGGGTTGCCGCGCCGGCAGCAGGTGACACGGTCTCCGCTGTGACGTATCTGAAAGCTGCCGTAGCGGACTCGAACGGCGTGGCACGGGTCTATTTCTACCTCGACGGCAAGTTGCTGGGCAGCCGCATCGTGACGCCTTTCCAGTGGAAGTGGGATCCCGCGACGGTGTCCCCGGGGACGCACACGGTGCAGGTGACGGCGGTTGACCCGGCCAGGAATCAAACCAAGTCAGAAGCGGTGACCTTCACGGTCTCCTGAGCTCAGTCCCGGCGGGCTCCGGCAGCGCTGGAGCCCGCCGGGGCGTGTCTTTCCTAGGAATTCGCATGCGACCACCCAAGACCTTGATGTGCGCCCTGATCGCCACCCTGACCGCCGCAACGCTCACCAGTGCCGCGCAGCCCGCGGCTGCGGCTACCAGCCCGGTGCCGAACTCCTCCTTCGAGGAGGGCTTCAGCGGCGGCAAGCTGAAGTGCTGGGGCCTCTCCGGAACGGGAACCGGCAAGCTCACCGTGACGAACACCGGCCACAGCGGCAAGGGCGCGTACGTCGGCGGCAGGGGTCCGGCCAGGGGCACGTTGAAGCTCATGACCGACCGCACCAGCGGCTGCCGGATTCCGGCACAGCCGGGAGCCCGCTACACCCTGCGTTTCTGGATGAGGTCCACTGGCACTGTCCGCCCCGTCGTCCAGACCTACACGGCAAAGGCCGGGTGGCGGTCCTGGTACACCGGGAGCAAGATTGCCGCCGGCCGGGTCAAGCGCTACTCGTCCACGCTTCCAGCGGTTCCTTCCGGCGTGACGGCCATCAGCGTGGGCGTCAAGTTCCCCGCGACCAGCACTGTCGTCCTGGACGACGTCACGTTGGCGCCCGCGGCGGGCGAGACGCTGTTCCGGCCGGCGTTTCCCGCCACCGACGGACTCGTCACCAATGAATTCGCCTATTGGAGCCCGCAGAATCCGCAGCGTTCGGACTCTCCCGACTGGGAGATGACGAGCGGCTCGTTGTTCGCCCGCGATCGGAACGGCTGGACCGGCCCGATCAACGCCCGTCCGGCCGACGCGATGTCCCGCTCCGGCACGAACTCGGCCATCTTCCGGCTGACCAGCCGCCGGCTCGACTTCGCCGATGTCTCGGTCCGGCTGAACCTGCGGGTCGAACAGCTGGTCTCGACCGCGGCGACGCCGCGCACCGATTGGGACGGCGTCCACCTGTTCCTGCACTACAAGAGCGAGTACGAGTTGTACTACGCCAGCGTGGCGCGCCGCGACGGCAAAGTGATCATCAAGAAGAAGTGCCGCGGTGGTCCCACGAACGGCGGGTCCTACTATCCGCTCAGCGCCGAGGTGCGGGGCCGGGCCATCCCGTACGGCACCTGGCTCACGGCGGGTGCCTCGATTCA includes:
- a CDS encoding glycosyltransferase, whose amino-acid sequence is MRHPLMEDTGFEDATATRPLLGARTPRPPGRPPVPVALELVLPVLDAEHDIADRLAQVTSCLLTLGVPAAVAVVDGGSSDRTIEAVDDFAAGSLVPIRVLGCSTPGWSAAARRGIGTSRARWVGFGDPGAFTVELDHAMRLLTEGKHIVCLGAAGRRITLAHRSVAELFLDEDVPQLRDIPQHAGIRITAHGRSRIAGKLEDSTVVLTRIES
- a CDS encoding L-type lectin-domain containing protein, which gives rise to MRKRWAHLTAATLAAALAGTGLSTPALANPGPKKVISYAGFTGATGLHLVGSAGIHGDSLRLTSDTKRLAGAAWARPKINAKQSFETAFDLEMTGEVGHADGVAFVLQNDGRAEMGGYGGSIGYGGMTHSVAIEFDTFKNPEDVDNNHIAVVTGGASDAAQPIVAPSPIMMFGQAIRVRITWLADTRTLKVRVKAAGSDQEIKVLDRKFDLRQALGWTKAFAGFTGGTGEDVSVQEINNWSVKVW
- a CDS encoding VOC family protein, with protein sequence MNFVSIRVISADVARLAGFYEQLLGVPVQWTNDDFAQLVTGTATLAMGSTRTVGPFARPASNGSVIIEFLVDDPDEIFHKLPEGVEVVQEPTTMPWGNRSLLVRDPDGTVVNLFSRP
- a CDS encoding Ig-like domain-containing protein, producing the protein MRTTIQAVKVVQLRLILVAVLLITTALLSAPAWQPEASASEPIPARAPVTVSLTYDDGTDDQLEAADIMAQHGVTGTFYLNSSRFGAPGRLNADEARALQSAGNEIGGHSVTHADLPTLTADEQKRQICNDRSSLLAQGLRVTNFAYPYGDDSPETQQIVAACGYNSARVVGDIVSPGSCSGCPFAEQIPPTNRYSIRTPDSIKPRISLVDMQNYVLQAEQGGGGWVVIVMHRVCDDCDPYAVTPAKLDAFLSWLTPRAADGTVVRTVAEVVGGDVQPSVTGPVPPPRDVTAGLLHNQSMDADTSGDGIPDCWQRGGYGDNSWAWANSSTPHSAPAAMQVSISSFTSGDRRIMTPQDLGACAPEIVPGHTYQMKAWYQSVGTSRLVAYYRDKSNRWVYLSQGPFLAPAATWRETTWTTPELPDAASALSVGLSLRSTGRIVADDFSLTDTDQIAPTVELTSPVDGSRMRGTVTVAADAADASGVDHVDFLLDGVLACSARSAPYRCTVDTTAHPDTVIAITARAVDTAGNTALSLGRNYTISNSVPPDSIAPSVTLAGPDPGSSVSQTVTLSAVASDNDSVSRVLFYVDGAFVAAVRSEPYTVQWDSSAHPDGPATIEAKALDISGNLGFSLQRTVTVDNYRLDSTTPVTTMACDGTVCGADWYAEPVQVSFAATDTGSGVEHVAYTLDGTDPAAGNGSIYSEPFTVSSSATVKYRAMDRAGNLEAVHAFDLAVDSTAPEARVAAPAAGDTVSAVTYLKAAVADSNGVARVYFYLDGKLLGSRIVTPFQWKWDPATVSPGTHTVQVTAVDPARNQTKSEAVTFTVS